One genomic region from Vidua macroura isolate BioBank_ID:100142 chromosome 18, ASM2450914v1, whole genome shotgun sequence encodes:
- the CRYBB2 gene encoding beta-crystallin B2 isoform X2 codes for MMASEHQMPASKQQQASSKIAIFEQENFQGRCHELSGACPNLKEAGVDKVGSILVHSGPWVGYEQASCKGEQFVFEKGEYPRWDSWTNSRRSDSITSLRPIKVDSQEHKIVLYENPSFTGKKIEIIDDDVPSFHAHGYQEKVSSVRVQSGTWVGYQYPGYRGYQYLFEKGDYKDSSDFGAQHPQIQSVRRIRDMQWHQRGAYHPTN; via the exons ATGATGGCTTCCGAGCACCAAATGCCAGCCTCCAAGCAGCAGCAAGCCAGCTCCAAG ATCGCCATCTTCGAGCAGGAGAACTTCCAGGGCCGCTGCCATGAGCTCAGCGGGGCCTGCCCCAACCTGAAGGAAGCCGGCGTGGACAAAGTGGGCTCCATCCTGGTGCACTCCGGACC CTGGGTGGGCTACGAGCAGGCAAGCTGCAAAGGGGAGCAGTTTGTGTTTGAGAAGGGGGAGTACCCCCGCTGGGACTCCTGGACCAACAGCCGGAGAAGCGACAGCATCACTTCCCTGAGACCCATCAAAGTG gacagccaggAGCACAAGATCGTGCTGTACGAAAACCCCAGCTTCACCGGCAAGAAGATCGAAATCATAGACGACGATGTGCCCAGCTTCCACGCACACGGCTACCAGGAGAAGGTCTCATCCGTGCGGGTGCAGAGCGGCAC GTGGGTGGGATACCAGTACCCTGGCTACCGGGGCTACCAGTACCTGTTTGAAAAGGGGGACTACAAGGACAGCTCAGACTTCGGCGCTCAGCACCCCCAGATCCAGTCGGTCAGGCGCATCCGGGACATGCAGTGGCACCAGCGCGGTGCCTACCACCCCACCAACTAA
- the CRYBB2 gene encoding beta-crystallin B2 isoform X1, which produces MMASEHQMPASKQQQASSKIAIFEQENFQGRCHELSGACPNLKEAGVDKVGSILVHSGPWVGYEQASCKGEQFVFEKGEYPRWDSWTNSRRSDSITSLRPIKVVRAPRQPLPTRQTKDSQEHKIVLYENPSFTGKKIEIIDDDVPSFHAHGYQEKVSSVRVQSGTWVGYQYPGYRGYQYLFEKGDYKDSSDFGAQHPQIQSVRRIRDMQWHQRGAYHPTN; this is translated from the exons ATGATGGCTTCCGAGCACCAAATGCCAGCCTCCAAGCAGCAGCAAGCCAGCTCCAAG ATCGCCATCTTCGAGCAGGAGAACTTCCAGGGCCGCTGCCATGAGCTCAGCGGGGCCTGCCCCAACCTGAAGGAAGCCGGCGTGGACAAAGTGGGCTCCATCCTGGTGCACTCCGGACC CTGGGTGGGCTACGAGCAGGCAAGCTGCAAAGGGGAGCAGTTTGTGTTTGAGAAGGGGGAGTACCCCCGCTGGGACTCCTGGACCAACAGCCGGAGAAGCGACAGCATCACTTCCCTGAGACCCATCAAAGTGGTGAGAGCACCCAGACAGCCACTACCCACCCGCCAGACCAAG gacagccaggAGCACAAGATCGTGCTGTACGAAAACCCCAGCTTCACCGGCAAGAAGATCGAAATCATAGACGACGATGTGCCCAGCTTCCACGCACACGGCTACCAGGAGAAGGTCTCATCCGTGCGGGTGCAGAGCGGCAC GTGGGTGGGATACCAGTACCCTGGCTACCGGGGCTACCAGTACCTGTTTGAAAAGGGGGACTACAAGGACAGCTCAGACTTCGGCGCTCAGCACCCCCAGATCCAGTCGGTCAGGCGCATCCGGGACATGCAGTGGCACCAGCGCGGTGCCTACCACCCCACCAACTAA